TCTTAAGATCTTAGCAGAAAAAGCGACTGCGTCTTGCGGTTGAATCCCAGCATTTGTCCAAACTTCAAGAGTAAGCTTGTCAAAGTCAGTTCTCTTACCAACACGTGAGTTTGTAACTGTAAAGTTAACTCTGTGAACAGGAGAGAAAAGAGTATCAACATAAATCCAACCTACAGGTAGGTCATACTCTTCTTTATTTTCTAATGCTGTAACATAACCTTTCCCTCTAGCTACCTTAAGTTCAATTCTTATTGAACCACCTGAGGAAATATTACATATTACGTGCTCTGGATTAAGAACTTCAAGACTTGAACTTTCTGAAATATCTCCAGCAGTAACAGGCCCTTCTCCACTCTTCTCAAGAGTAAGTACAGTATCTTCTTTACCTTTTAGCTTAAAGAATACTTCTTTAAGGTTAAGAATAATTTCAGAAACTTCTTCTTTCACGTTATTGATTGTACCAAACTCGTGCTCAACACCCTCAACTCTGATTGCCACAATTCCCGCACCCTGAAGTGAAGAAAGTAGCGCTCTTCTAAGAGAGTTACCTAAAGTTTGTCCATATCCTCTCTCAAGAGGCTTGGCTACAAACTTTCCATAGTTCGCTTTCATACTCTCATTATCTGCTTCA
The sequence above is a segment of the Halobacteriovorax sp. JY17 genome. Coding sequences within it:
- a CDS encoding DNA-directed RNA polymerase subunit alpha, translated to MDNFVAKNWTNMIRPVSLEADNESMKANYGKFVAKPLERGYGQTLGNSLRRALLSSLQGAGIVAIRVEGVEHEFGTINNVKEEVSEIILNLKEVFFKLKGKEDTVLTLEKSGEGPVTAGDISESSSLEVLNPEHVICNISSGGSIRIELKVARGKGYVTALENKEEYDLPVGWIYVDTLFSPVHRVNFTVTNSRVGKRTDFDKLTLEVWTNAGIQPQDAVAFSAKILRDQLAVFLNFEDEEEVVRLEKAPAQASSPANSALLKPVSELELSVRSANCLQNANIKYIYELVSKTEGEMLRTKNFGRKSLNEIKEILSNMGLGLGMKVDSIMKDLQDGE